In one window of Arachis ipaensis cultivar K30076 chromosome B06, Araip1.1, whole genome shotgun sequence DNA:
- the LOC107645496 gene encoding short integuments 2, mitochondrial isoform X2 (The sequence of the model RefSeq protein was modified relative to this genomic sequence to represent the inferred CDS: added 74 bases not found in genome assembly) → MAGLKSLLKKGLGLGDMGFNAGGGAINWFPGHMAAATRAIRHRLKLSDLVIEVRDARIPLSSANSDLQPHLSGKRRVVALNKKDLANPNIMHDCIPINAHSKSSVKKLLELAELKLKEVISREPTLLVMVVGVPNVGKSALINSIHQIAQSRFPVQEKMKRAAVGPLPGVTQDIAGFKIAQKPSIYVLDTPGVLVPSISDIETGLRLALAGSVKDSVVGEERIAQYLLAVLDTRGTPLHWKHLNNRRIDGIEYDAEEKPDYSLKNLKPKTRNLPNKSHLIYVEDLVMEVQRALYSTLTEFDGNVEDENDLEGLIDLQFGALQKAMKIPHKASEARLMVSKKFLTLFRAGKLGPFILDDVPVS, encoded by the exons caTTAACTGGTTCCCTGGACACATGGCTGCCGCCACACGCGCCATACGCCACCGCCTCAAACTCTCCGACCTCGTCATCGAAGTCCGCGACGCCCGCATCCCTCTCTCCTCCGCCAACTCCGACCTCCAGCCTCACCTCTCCGGCAAACGCCGCGTCGTCGCTCTCAACAAGAAAGACCTCGCCAACCCTAACATCATGCAC GATTGTATTCCGATAAATGCGCATAGCAAGAGTTCAGTGAAGAAGCTTCTGGAGCTTGCGGAGTTGAAGCTGAAGGAAGTGATTTCGAGGGAACCTACTCTGCTGGTTATGGTGGTTGGTGTTCCTAATGTTGGAAAATCTGCGTTGATTAACTCCATTCATCAAATTGCGCAGTCTCGCTTTCCTG TGCAGGAGAAGATGAAGCGAGCTGCTGTAGGTCCACTACCTGGTGTTACCCAAGATATTGCTGGATTTAAG ATAGCACAAAAACCCAGCATATATGTCCTAGATACCCCAGGGGTGCTTGTTCCAAGTATCTCAGACATAGAGACAGGGTTAAGGCTGGCTCTTGCAG GTTCTGTGAAAGATTCAGTGGTGGGTGAGGAGCGTATCGCACAATACTTACTGGCAGTTTTGGATACCCGGGGGACTCCACTTCACTGGAAACACCTAAATAATAGGAGAATAGATGGTATTGAATATGATGCTGAAGAAAAACCTGACTATAGTCTGAAAAATCTAAAGCCAAAGACAAGAAATCTACCAAATAAATCTCACTTGATTTATGTTGAG GACCTTGTAATGGAAGTTCAGCGTGCACTGTATTCAACGCTAACAGAATTCGACGGCAATGTAGAAGATGAAAATGACTTAGAGGGCCTCATTGACCTGCAGTTTGGTGCACTGCAGAAAGCAATGAAAATTCCTCACAAGGCATCAGAAGCAAGGTTGATGGTATCCAAGAAGTTTCTCACTTTATTTAGAGCTGGTAAACTTGGACCTTTCATTCTTGATGATGTTCCTGTATCATGA
- the LOC107645496 gene encoding short integuments 2, mitochondrial isoform X1 (The sequence of the model RefSeq protein was modified relative to this genomic sequence to represent the inferred CDS: added 74 bases not found in genome assembly) produces the protein MAGLKSLLKKGLGLGDMGFNAGGGAINWFPGHMAAATRAIRHRLKLSDLVIEVRDARIPLSSANSDLQPHLSGKRRVVALNKKDLANPNIMHKWVDYFARCKQDCIPINAHSKSSVKKLLELAELKLKEVISREPTLLVMVVGVPNVGKSALINSIHQIAQSRFPVQEKMKRAAVGPLPGVTQDIAGFKIAQKPSIYVLDTPGVLVPSISDIETGLRLALAGSVKDSVVGEERIAQYLLAVLDTRGTPLHWKHLNNRRIDGIEYDAEEKPDYSLKNLKPKTRNLPNKSHLIYVEDLVMEVQRALYSTLTEFDGNVEDENDLEGLIDLQFGALQKAMKIPHKASEARLMVSKKFLTLFRAGKLGPFILDDVPVS, from the exons caTTAACTGGTTCCCTGGACACATGGCTGCCGCCACACGCGCCATACGCCACCGCCTCAAACTCTCCGACCTCGTCATCGAAGTCCGCGACGCCCGCATCCCTCTCTCCTCCGCCAACTCCGACCTCCAGCCTCACCTCTCCGGCAAACGCCGCGTCGTCGCTCTCAACAAGAAAGACCTCGCCAACCCTAACATCATGCAC AAATGGGTGGATTATTTTGCGAGGTGCAAGCAGGATTGTATTCCGATAAATGCGCATAGCAAGAGTTCAGTGAAGAAGCTTCTGGAGCTTGCGGAGTTGAAGCTGAAGGAAGTGATTTCGAGGGAACCTACTCTGCTGGTTATGGTGGTTGGTGTTCCTAATGTTGGAAAATCTGCGTTGATTAACTCCATTCATCAAATTGCGCAGTCTCGCTTTCCTG TGCAGGAGAAGATGAAGCGAGCTGCTGTAGGTCCACTACCTGGTGTTACCCAAGATATTGCTGGATTTAAG ATAGCACAAAAACCCAGCATATATGTCCTAGATACCCCAGGGGTGCTTGTTCCAAGTATCTCAGACATAGAGACAGGGTTAAGGCTGGCTCTTGCAG GTTCTGTGAAAGATTCAGTGGTGGGTGAGGAGCGTATCGCACAATACTTACTGGCAGTTTTGGATACCCGGGGGACTCCACTTCACTGGAAACACCTAAATAATAGGAGAATAGATGGTATTGAATATGATGCTGAAGAAAAACCTGACTATAGTCTGAAAAATCTAAAGCCAAAGACAAGAAATCTACCAAATAAATCTCACTTGATTTATGTTGAG GACCTTGTAATGGAAGTTCAGCGTGCACTGTATTCAACGCTAACAGAATTCGACGGCAATGTAGAAGATGAAAATGACTTAGAGGGCCTCATTGACCTGCAGTTTGGTGCACTGCAGAAAGCAATGAAAATTCCTCACAAGGCATCAGAAGCAAGGTTGATGGTATCCAAGAAGTTTCTCACTTTATTTAGAGCTGGTAAACTTGGACCTTTCATTCTTGATGATGTTCCTGTATCATGA
- the LOC107645497 gene encoding kinesin-like protein KIN-14L — translation MENCLRSRVHDFNMASRKAEEAAWRRYEATQWLESQVGPLGISKQPSERELISCLRNGLILCKVINKIYPGSVPKVVDNPVASQSFTWDSQPLPAFQYFENVRNFLDAAEELKLPAFEASDLERDSVDMGSASKVVDCILSLKALQELKKTNSENGSSNRHLRSPLLMQSASRIHSRAAAAFPSDACKRLDLSATGEKVHSVENNFQKREEENVELLVKLLVDRILEAKENMDGNFAASLRNENMDPVKLFKQIMTNFCGVKLPTKSSELPTPLNDSTKERSSVPHCCTSTPPLSDVSLVPESSKCNRGCTGKCICNQKHLLALQEKELQDLKTIKLKIKNDFEDMQSQVQSFFNELGSQVEDIATKAGGYNRVVEENRKLFNMVQDLKGNIRVYCRIRPSFQAESKNIIDFIGEDGSLFILDPSKTLKDGRKLFQFNRVFGPKAGQDEVFKDTQPLIRSVMDGYNVCIFAYGQTGSGKTYTMSGPSGGTSKDMGINYLALNDLFRMSNDRKDIMTYDIYVQMVEIYNEQVRDLLAEDKTDNKLEIRSCNDDGLSLPDATLRPVTSTTDVLTLMKLGEVNRAVSSTALNNRSSRSHSVLTVHVHGKDSSGNTIRSCLHLVDLAGSERVDKSEVTGERLKEAQFINKSLSCLGDVITALAQKNSHIPYRNSKLTLLLQDSLGGHAKTLMFAHVSPEADSFGETTSTLKFAQRVSTVELGVARMNKETSEIMQLKEQVENLKLALANKEAQKSVFSRPKEPYTPSEKPTMKTPLRSRRLSIENCSTAKGEKSLNPEDKDKAACKSPSFVPRSRRLSLEGSKSNIKKDSASSDVSKTLQYESVLVQKYRPPQDPEAASKLYGHFSNGMSRPDSQAKAPRSPTSMTYQKRLIKVDEGIKIHPLVLPQTPEPTMPDINDVHSVMQTTKGISSTNGKGSLRRSLRTIGKLINGPEKRNQQQNLVEVKSPIKGASHANDVRSSVTAVERTQRRQSLTGIHGSGPNRRSSLGGKPVPYEKERNARTPPPAAVKTSKRWL, via the exons atggagaatTGCTTAAGAAGTAGGGTTCATGATTTCAACATGGCTTCAAGAAAAGCTGAAGAAGCAG CTTGGAGACGCTATGAGGCAACACAGTGGTTAGAAAGCCAAGTTGGTCCTCTTGGTATATCCAAACAGCCTTCAGAGAGAGAACTCATTTCTTGCTTGAGAAATGGTCTCATTCTTTGCAAAGTCATCAACAAGATTTATCCAGGATCAGTCCCTAAG GTTGTGGATAATCCGGTTGCTTCGCAATCATTTACCTGGGATTCCCAGCCATTACCGGCTTTCCAGTACTTCGAAAACGTTCGGAACTTTCTCGATGCTGCAGAAGAACTAAAGCTTCCAGCTTTTGAAGCTTCTGATCTTGAAAGG gATAGTGTAGATATGGGATCAGCATCAAAAGTTGTTGATTGCATTCTATCACTTAAAGCACTTCAAGAGTTGAAGAAGACAAACAGTGAGAATGGATCCTCCAACAGGCACTTAAGATCTCCATTACTTATGCAGTCAGCCAGTAGAATTCATTCGAGAGCCGCGGCTGCGTTTCCCTCCGATGCATGTAAGCGATTGGATTTGTCTGCCACAGGGGAAAAAGTGCATTCTGTTGAGAATAATTTTCAGAAACGAGAAG AGGAAAATGTAGAATTACTTGTGAAGCTACTGGTTGATCGAATCTTGGAAgccaaagaaaatatggatggaAACTTTGCTGCTTCTCTTCGTAATGAAAACATG GATCCTGTAAAACTATTTAAGCAAATCATGACAAACTTTTGTGGGGTAAAGCTACCGACGAAATCCTCTGAG CTGCCAACGCCACTAAATGATTCTACAAAAGAAAGAAGTAGCGTACCTCATTGTTGCACTTCCACTCCTCCATTATCAGATGTTTCATTAGTGCCTGAAAGTTCAAAG TGTAATAGAGGTTGCACTGGAAAGTGCATTTGCAATCAGAAGCATCTCTTAGCACTGCAAGAAAAAGAACTTCAG GATCTCAAGACTATAAAGTTGAAAATCAAGAATGATTTTGAGGACATGCAATCACAAGTTCAGAGTTTTTTTAATGAACTCG GGAGTCAAGTAGAGGATATAGCAACTAAAGCTGGTGGATATAACAGAGTAGTAGAAGAGAATAGGAAATTATTTAACATGGTTCAAGATCTGAAAG GTAATATTCGAGTTTACTGCAGAATCAGACCCTCATTCCAGGCTGAATCCAAGAATATTATTGATTTCATTGGGGAGGATGGTTCTCTATTTATTTTAGATCCATCCAAAACATTGAAAGATGGAAGGAAACTTTTTCAGTTCAATCGGGTTTTTGGTCCAAAGGCTGGCCAAG ATGAGGTTTTTAAGGACACTCAGCCGTTAATTAGATCCGTGATGGATGGATATAATGTTTGTATTTTCGCATATGGTCAAACTGGATCTGGGAAGACATACACCATG AGTGGTCCATCAGGTGGAACCTCTAAGGATATGGGGATCAATTATCTCGCTCTTAACGATTTGTTTCGAATGTCTAATGACAGGAAAGACATTATGACATATGACATTTATGTTCAAATGGTCGAGATTTACAATGAACAAGTTAGAGACCTACTTGCTGAGGACAAAACAGATAATAAATTAGAGATTAGGAGCTGCAATGATGATGGATTAAGTCTTCCTGATGCTACATTGCGTCCGGTGACATCTACAACTGATGTTCTGACCCTCATGAAACTCGGTGAGGTCAACCGTGCTGTCAGTTCCACTGCACTGAACAATAGGAGTAGTCGTTCCCACag TGTACTCACCGTGCATGTTCACGGAAAAGATTCATCCGGTAACACCATTCGCAGTTGTCTGCATTTGGTAGACCTTGCCGGAAGTGAACGAGTAGACAAGTCAGAAGTCACAGGGGAAAGACTAAAGGAAGCACAATTCATTAACAAGTCTCTTTCTTGTTTGGGAGATGTGATCACAGCACTAGCTCAAAAGAATTCTCATATTCCATATAGAAATAGCAAACTCACACTTCTTTTGCAGGACTCCTTAG GTGGTCATGCCAAAACTTTGATGTTTGCTCATGTGAGTCCGGAAGCAGATTCCTTTGGTGAAACAACGAGTACTCTAAAGTTCGCTCAGCGTGTTTCAACTGTGGAACTCGGGGTAGCACGTATGAACAAAGAAACCAGTGAAATTATGCAACTTAAAGAACAG GTTGAGAATCTTAAGCTGGCATTGGCAAACAAGGAAGCTCAGAAATCAGTGTTCAGCAGACCCAAAGAACCATACACTCCATCAGAGAAACCAACCATGAAAACTCCATTGCGTTCTAGAAGACTCAGTATTGAGAATTGCAGCACAGCGAAGGGCGAAAAATCATTGAATCCTGAGGATAAGGATAAAGCTGCATGTAAATCGCCTTCGTTTGTACCTCGTTCGAGAAGATTGAGTTTGGAAGGCTCCAAGAGCAACATCAAGAAAGACAGTGCGTCATCCGATGTTAGCAAGACTTTACAGTATGAGTCTGTGCTTGTGCAGAAATATCGTCCACCACAAGATCCAGAAGCTGCATCAAAGCTTTATGGACACTTCAGCAATGGCATGTCCAGGCCAGATTCGCAGGCCAAAGCTCCGCGAAGTCCTACAAGCATGACCTACCAAAAGAGACTGATAAAAGTAGATGAAGGGATCAAAATTCATCCTCTTGTACTACCTCAGACGCCGGAACCAACAATGCCGGATATCAATGATGTGCATAGTGTTATGCAGACAACAAAGGGAATAAGTAGCACAAATGGAAAAGGTTCCTTGAGAAGATCCTTGAGAACAATCGGAAAACTTATTAATGGCCCTGAAAAGAG GAACCAACAACAGAATTTGGTTGAAGTAAAGTCTCCAATCAAAGGTGCTAGCCATGCAAATGATGTAAGATCATCGGTTACAGCTGTAGAAAGGACACAGAGGAGGCAATCACTAACTGGAATTCATGGATCCGGGCCGAATCGCAGATCTTCGCTAGGAGGGAAGCCGGTACCAT ATGAGAAGGAGAGAAATGCTAGAACACCTCCTCCGGCAGCGGTGAAGACCTCAAAACGGTGGTTGTAG